A part of Chanodichthys erythropterus isolate Z2021 chromosome 4, ASM2448905v1, whole genome shotgun sequence genomic DNA contains:
- the irf4l gene encoding interferon regulatory factor 4, translating to MCTTVSNARVCWIKQRMSGSSGNGKLRQWLIEQVDTGKYPGLVWEDRERTTFRIPWKHAGKQDYNRDEDAALFKAWALFKGKYREGIDKPDPPTWKTRLRCALNKSSDFEELVGRSQLDVSEPFKVYRVIPEGTKRGPKSYEKVSTTSGHLNYPFYPSYQPAESQVCNFLSAADRSWRDFLCEQNSLSDVHFSQNSRWDAGYQISGSFYSCNTFDSPPSPFTLETSMRSAEALALSDTRLQVTVFSGETLVADVTVTSAEGCRLAPHDDNWSYSGQGGPELVPLPGALEGGVLLWMTPDGLYARCFCQSQVYCDGTQSNLSTKLCKLEREQTSKLLDTQLFLTELQGYFLHARPPPRFHVQLFFECCDPSADKRPLTVQVEPLFARQLLLLLQQGGVNYMRSTHELSPLTPEQIYTHQDFPAINGQHGNFIQE from the exons ATGTGTACAACCGTCAGCAATGCACGAGTGTG CTGGATCAAACAGAGGATGTCGGGAAGCTCCGGGAACGGAAAACTGCGTCAGTGGCTGATCGAACAGGTGGACACTGGGAAATATCCCGGGTTAGTGTGGGAGGATCGAGAGCGAACCACCTTCCGCATCCCGTGGAAACACGCAGGGAAGCAGGACTATAACAGAGACGAGGACGCGGCGCTCTTCAAG GCCTGGGCTTTGTTTAAGGGGAAGTATCGTGAGGGAATAGATAAACCGGATCCTCCCACCTGGAAAACGCGTCTCAGGTGCGCGCTGAACAAGAGCAGCGACTTTGAGGAGCTCGTGGGCCGAAGTCAGCTGGACGTATCAGAGCCGTTTAAAGTTTACCGGGTTATTCCTGAGGGAACCAAAAGAG GACCAAAATCATATGAGAAAGTTTCCACAACCTCAGGTCATCTTAACTACCCGTTTTATCCATCATATCAGCCTGCGGAGAGTCAG GTGTGTAACTTCCTGTCTGCTGCAGACCGTAGCTGGAGGGACTTCCTGTGTGAGCAGAACTCGCTATCAGACGTCCACTTCAGCCAGAACTCACGCTGGGACGCTG ggTACCAGATAAGTGGATCTTTCTACAGCTGTAACACATTTGACTCTCCTCCCTCACCGTTCACCCTGGAGACCAGCATGAGATCAGCAGAGGCCTTGGCACTGTCAG ACACACGTCTGCAGGTGACGGTGTTCAGCGGTGAGACTCTGGTCGCAGACGTCACCGTCACGAGCGCCGAGGGCTGTCGACTGGCTCCTCATGACGACAACTGGAGCTACAGCGGCCAGGGCGGCCCGGAGCTGGTTCCTCTTCCTGGAGCGCTGGAGGGGGGCGTTCTGCTCTGGATGACGCCCGACGGCCTGTACGCCCGATGCTTCTGTCAGAGCCAGGTCTACTGCGACGGGACGCAATCAAACCTGAGCACCAAACTCTGTAAACTAGAGAGGGAGCAGACCAGCAAACTACTGGACACACAACTCTTCCTGACAG AACTCCAGGGTTATTTCCTGCACGCACGTCCTCCTCCGCGTTTCCACGTGCAGCTGTTTTTTGAGTGCTGTGACCCCTCCGCAGACAAGAGACCCCTGACAGTTCAG GTGGAGCCATTGTTCGCCCGGCAGCTGCTGCTCCTCCTCCAGCAGGGCGGCGTGAATTACATGAGAAGCACCCATGAACTTTCACCTCTGACCCCTGAGCAGATTTACA
- the bphl gene encoding valacyclovir hydrolase, producing MATLVYSHTGLLLFSVFRRAVIQRRCMSVSGKMSVNGVDLHYQRAGDGKHAVLLLPGALGSAQTDFGPQLEKLDKRRFTLVAWDPRGYGRSRPPDRDFPADFFHRDAKDALDLMQALGFRRFSLLGWSDGGITALIAAALNPKLIDKMVVWGSNAYVSEEDVQIYQAIRDVSLWSERMRQPMEEMYGAQYFRQTWERWVDGISQFTRNPQGNICMEVLKLISCPTLIIHGAKDPMVPSCHPEYLQQNIKGSRLHLIPEGKHNVHLRFSTEFNTLVEEFLTR from the exons ATGGCGACACTCGTTTACAGTCACACTGGACTCTTACTATTCAGCGTCTTCAGAAGAGCTGTAATACAGAGACGATG TATGTCTGTCTCCGGTAAGATGTCCGTGAATGGAGTGGATCTGCACTACCAGCGCGCTGGAGACGGAAAACACGCTGTGCTGCTGCTGCCTGGAGCTTTAG GAAGTGCTCAGACTGATTTTGGCCCACAGCTTGAGAAGCTGGATAAGAGGCGGTTTACGCTGGTGGCGTGGGACCCGCGGGGTTACGGACGCTCACGTCCTCCAGACAGAGATTTTCCTGCTGATTTCTTCCACAGAGATGCGAAGGATGCGCTGGACTTAATGCAA GCTCTGGGTTTCAGACGTTTCTCTCTGTTAGGCTGGAGTGACGGCGGCATCACTGCTCTGATCGCGGCTGCGTTAAACCCCAAACTCATTGACAAGATGGTGGTTTGGGGCTCCAACGCTTACGTGTCTGAAGAAGATGTTCAGATCTATCAGG CGATCCGTGACGTGTCGTTGTGGAGTGAGCGGATGCGACAGCCGATGGAGGAGATGTACGGCGCTCAGTACTTCCGTCAGACCTGGGAGAGATGGGTAGACGGGATCAGCCAGTTTACACGCAACCCGCAGG GGAACATCTGTATGGAAGTGCTGAAGCTGATTTCCTGTCCCACGCTGATCATCCACGGGGCCAAAGATCCCATGGTGCCCTCATGTCACCCAGAATACCTTCAGCAGAACATCAAGGGCTCGAG GCTGCACTTGATCCCGGAGGGGAAGCATAATGTGCACCTGCGATTTTCCACTGAGTTTAACACACTGGTGGAGGAATTTCTGACTCGATGA